In the Macrobrachium rosenbergii isolate ZJJX-2024 chromosome 23, ASM4041242v1, whole genome shotgun sequence genome, one interval contains:
- the LOC136851350 gene encoding uncharacterized protein isoform X3, producing the protein MTKMPRPFFLALFVSPLLLRDVLGREKSRPDNDGLCDVDVTVGSEEKVIKEFKQEAFQIYCKFHEGFQSLELKVEGYRRVDKTLNFTVGYFNSTSDSLWQLLDVKIDYEYQYFNWAWLLTVSIDQKNVVKKSYIDWGLVGEYLKSVKVTAYGQSEWRFTEPGGNCTSQNPGGTSSGGNSILWILVVGAFAIMATPGIAVLVHRIKYKRAAVPPQANPGAGSSGSVQTENAIYGYRRY; encoded by the exons ATGACCAAAATGCCCAGGCCCTTTTTTCTTGCTCTGTTCGTTTCTCCTCTCCTTCTGAGAGACGTTTTAGGGCGGGAAAAATCACGCCCAGATAACGATGGGCTTTGCGACGTCGACGTAACTGTTGGATCAGAGGAAAAAGTCATTAAGGAATTTAAGCAAGAAGCATTCCAGATCTATTGTAAATTTCACGAAGGTTTCCAGAGCTTAGAACTGAAAGTGGAGGGTTACAGGCGAGTTGACAAAACCCTCAACTTCACTGTTGGATATTTCAATTCTACCAGTGATTCTCTGTGGCAATTACTTGACGTGAAAATTGATTATGAATATCAGTACTTTAACTGGGCGTGGTTGTTGACTGTTTCCATTGACCAGAAAAACGTAGTGAAGAAAAGTTACATCGACTGGGGACTCGTGGGTGAATATCTAAAGTCAGTCAAGGTCACCGCCTATGGCCAATCAGAATGGAGATTCACTGAACCTGGCGGAAATTGCACGTCCCAAAACCCGGGTGGAACCTCCTCGGGAGGAAACAGCATCTTGTGGATACTTGTGGTCGGTGCTTTTGCCATAATGGCAACCCCTGGAATCGCCGTACTTGTCCATAGGATCAAGTACAAAA GAGCTGCTGTTCCCCCTCAAGCGAATCCTGGAGCAGGGAGTTCGGGATCCGTCCAGACTGAAAACGCTATTTATGGGTACCGACGTTAttga
- the LOC136851350 gene encoding uncharacterized protein isoform X2, whose product MIRKYLSRLFFLCGVCSLEVNNMGDGFTNSDINLDDGCNAERTVTKGTMMVKEYFVEEREEISQGVEQVVLYCKPDVGFQGIQTALRGMFDYSGKVNFTAEELRIFPDSRWYDVSVTLIYRGNYPQWGWYMKVSIKDGEEVEMYVKSTPIASRPTTIAIYSMGPSKWRFSRPAAHCYKQNRQNTDSTDEDKSLTSPEFILAIVFGVAFSMAVLISIVLACKIKHLRAAVPPQANPGAGSSGSVQTENAIYGYRRY is encoded by the exons ATGATACGAAAATATCTATCAAGGCTGTTTTTCCTCTGTGGAGTGTGCTCTTTGGAGGTCAACAACATGGGAGATGGTTTCACAAACTCAGACATAAACCTCGACGACGGATGCAATGCCGAGAGAACAGTTACCAAAGGTACGATGATGGTCAAGGAGTACTTTGtagaagaaagggaggaaattTCTCAGGGCGTGGAACAAGTTGTGCTTTATTGTAAGCCAGATGTTGGCTTTCAAGGTATACAGACTGCACTGCGTGGGATGTTTGACTATTCGGGCAAAGTAAACTTTACAGCTGAGGAGCTTCGCATTTTCCCAGATTCCCGGTGGTATGACGTCAGTGTTACTTTAATATATAGAGGGAACTACCCACAATGGGGATGGTATATGAAAGTTTCCATCAAAGATGGAGAGGAGGTAGAAATGTACGTCAAATCGACACCAATTGCCTCAAGACCGACCACAATAGCTATATACTCTATGGGACCATCCAAATGGAGGTTTTCCCGACCCGCCGCGCACTGCTACAAGCAGAATAGACAAAACACAGATTCTACAGATGAAGACAAGAGCCTGACTTCTCCTGAATTCATTCTTGCCATTGTTTTCGGCGTTGCCTTCTCCATGGCTGTCCTGATATCGATTGTACTTGCGTGCAAAATCAAGCATCTGA GAGCTGCTGTTCCCCCTCAAGCGAATCCTGGAGCAGGGAGTTCGGGATCCGTCCAGACTGAAAACGCTATTTATGGGTACCGACGTTAttga
- the LOC136851350 gene encoding uncharacterized protein isoform X1, with protein MTRKYLLCLFFLFGSRSLGVNSTGEGSTNPSVKRDDGCGAEKTVTGGTMVVKRYSQEEREEISEHLEQVRLYCKPDDGFQGIQIEVNGKVFYRNMVNFTAEELGIFPDSRWYDINVTFSYRAGILLWEWYLNVSVKDGGEKGKLFNTATAALSVTTMSIYSIGPAEWRFSQPAAHCYDQTGQNTISTDESESLTQSLFILLIVLGVASAITISVTIAVACKSKHTRAAVPPQANPGAGSSGSVQTENAIYGYRRY; from the exons ATGACACGAAAATATCTGTTATGTCTGTTTTTCCTCTTTGGTTCGCGCTCTCTGGGAGTCAACAGCACGGGAGAGGGTTCCACAAATCCGAGCGTAAAACGCGACGACGGATGCGGTGCTGAGAAAACGGTCACCGGCGGTACGATGGTCGTTAAGCGGTACTCtcaagaagaaagggaggaaatcTCCGAGCACTTGGAACAAGTTAGACTTTATTGCAAACCAGACGATGGATTTCAAGGTATACAGATAGAAGTCAATGGGAAAGTTTTCTATCGGAATATGGTGAATTTCACAGCTGAAGAGCTTGGCATTTTCCCAGATTCTCGATGGTATGACATCAACGTTACATTTTCTTATAGAGCCGGGATTTTACTATGGGAATGGTATCTCAACGTCTCAGTAAAAGATggaggagaaaagggaaaacTTTTCAATACGGCAACAGCTGCCTTGAGTGTGACCACCATGAGTATATACTCTATAGGACCAGCTGAATGGAGGTTTTCCCAACCTGCCGCGCACTGCTACGACCAGACAGGACAAAATACCATTTCTACAGATGAAAGCGAGAGCCTGACTCAGTCTTTATTCATTCTCCTCATTGTTCTCGGGGTTGCCTCGGCTATAACTATCTCGGTAACGATTGCGGTTGCGTGCAAAAGCAAGCACACAA GAGCTGCTGTTCCCCCTCAAGCGAATCCTGGAGCAGGGAGTTCGGGATCCGTCCAGACTGAAAACGCTATTTATGGGTACCGACGTTAttga